TTGCACCTCCGGGCGCACCTGAAGCTCTCGGACCAAACTGAAAGTTTTCAACGACGATTTCTGTGCGATACTTTTTCTCGCCGTCTTTTTCCCAACTCCTTGTTTGCAATCGCCCATCAATATAGAGACTGCTTCCCTTTTTACAATACTGAGCTATGAGCTCCGCTGGCTTGGCAAATGCGACTGCATTGTGAAATTCTGTTGCTTCTTGCTTGGCACCATTTTGATCCTTCCACGAACGATTTGTTGCCAAACTAAAACTAGTGACTTTGACACCTGATGGGAGTGACTTGAGTTCAGGATCTCGGGTGAGATTCCCGATTATCATTACTTTATTGAGATACATGGCTGTTGTATAAGGAGCGGAGCGACTATATACATCGCCACCCCGTACCAAATTTTTGATTACTTATAAATTTTCGACATAAAGAAAAGTATTACATTCTTTCCACTAGATTCATCATAGAACAAAATTTGGTTCTGGGGTAGTGGTTACTAAACAGTAAGAATAAGACTACTCTTTTACCATTGCTTCAATCTGTGCATCAACTTCTTCTTTGTTTAGCTCTACCTTTGGTTCATCCTCACTGCCACTTCGCTTTTTACCTATATCGCGATTTACAGGACGCTTTGAGACGAGAGTGTTCTCACGGACGGTCTTGATCAAGAGGTAACGAATAATCTCTTCATTTCGCATAAGGATTGCATTTAATTCTGCAATCTTTTCTGGCTCGAGTTCAAACTTAATCCAGCCAAAGTACGCACTGGTAAACTTTTCTTTCTTGTTGGTAATGACTCGCTCCATACGATACGCGAGCTCTATGTATCGTGCGAAATCTTCAGAGATAAAGACACCACCACGATCATTCACGAGATCTTTGAGACCTGTTATTTTACCTGCGATTTGCTCTTCAGGTATAGTTGGCACGAAAAGGTATGAGAGTTCATAGACCTTTTTACCTTCACCTGCCTGTACGACTTTTTGTTCTGTTTCTTCCATAAATAAAACGCGCATATGCGCGGTCCAATAGTAATAAAGCCTTCTTGTCATGGACCGAAGCGATATAGCGTCAGAGCCATATCGAACAAGAAGTAGCTACATATTACCAAATTATGCCTCTATGTCAAACTGTTTCTTAATGTTTGAAATTAGTGCAGTGCGAACCAGTTCTACATCCATTTCTTTTAATTCTGCTATTTTCTTGTATACCTCCTCTACCATCCAAGGCTCGCATTCTTTGCCGCGGTATGGCACCGGCGCAGCAAACGGCGCATCAGTTTCGCACATGATTGATTCGAGCGGTAGAAACTTGATTAACTCGTCATAATCTCGAGAAAACGTGATCGGCCCATCGAAAGACATAGTAAATCCAAGATCAATGATTTTCTTTGCAATCTCAATATTGCCGACAAAGAAATGAAAATTAGCCTTGATACCTCTAAAATCTTTCAATATTTCTAAGACATCTACATAGGCATCTTGGCTACCTTTTGATGGTCTCGCATGTATCATGAGTGGTTT
The Candidatus Nomurabacteria bacterium genome window above contains:
- a CDS encoding TatD family hydrolase; the protein is MEIKYIDIHSHLNLSPLWEKREEVIARMREKGVGTIVIGVDKETSKRTIELTLAYPDVVLGATVGLHPTDNDKEVFDIGAYRELAKQSSVVAIGECGLDYFRLVNSEQEIVNSIKEKQKALFKQHIELAIETSKPLMIHARPSKGSQDAYVDVLEILKDFRGIKANFHFFVGNIEIAKKIIDLGFTMSFDGPITFSRDYDELIKFLPLESIMCETDAPFAAPVPYRGKECEPWMVEEVYKKIAELKEMDVELVRTALISNIKKQFDIEA
- a CDS encoding 30S ribosomal protein S6 translates to MEETEQKVVQAGEGKKVYELSYLFVPTIPEEQIAGKITGLKDLVNDRGGVFISEDFARYIELAYRMERVITNKKEKFTSAYFGWIKFELEPEKIAELNAILMRNEEIIRYLLIKTVRENTLVSKRPVNRDIGKKRSGSEDEPKVELNKEEVDAQIEAMVKE
- a CDS encoding single-stranded DNA-binding protein, producing the protein MYLNKVMIIGNLTRDPELKSLPSGVKVTSFSLATNRSWKDQNGAKQEATEFHNAVAFAKPAELIAQYCKKGSSLYIDGRLQTRSWEKDGEKKYRTEIVVENFQFGPRASGAPGGASDTPRNDKPAKDESDVDTIEYPADDINAEDIPF